In the genome of bacterium, one region contains:
- a CDS encoding VWA domain-containing protein, whose amino-acid sequence MDAARALSVSLALCAVLTGAAGAQTPPDARPSGLVEEVKVSLVQFNVLATDKDGRPIADLKPEDLAVRWDGAERKLAFLQGWAEGTPAPAATPAPAAPGPAAAPAASRGRWLVLFFDDFLSTQYTRLRSLAAARTFAREHLRPNDHVSVVAFNGKVNVLLPFSVDRSALAAALDQSEALTKRATEDRYDELTSLVVMIREQCNPDGDPASGIVTTTTLQRRAACASRFIGMWRTQNERYVDVYTAGLIALIRSLGAVPDAKLLVLFGDGVPRDPALEALDASEIALGAGASRWIATRPPYSYETVYRHLADAAASARVSIFPVLSGERVRSATLGPSLYWKLGGGTRPPTVDIAARTQRNMKDGLEEIAARTGGAVVESMDPGASVTKISDLSLGLYTAGFYPPRAAEEGATPELKITSRRPGVTLKFGAGLARPVAAAPRGELRATPAGACAAGQRRAITVRARVERASLSFERVRDAYSANLALLFTVVRPDDGEALFTQYRFFNLAETVEEHQAAGRPDPELEFLITAPCETLVVSCTATDAWTGASGVYSALVAK is encoded by the coding sequence ATGGACGCCGCACGGGCCCTGTCCGTTTCCTTGGCGCTTTGCGCCGTCCTGACCGGCGCCGCCGGCGCGCAGACGCCGCCGGACGCGCGCCCCTCGGGACTCGTCGAAGAGGTCAAGGTCTCGCTGGTGCAGTTCAACGTGCTGGCGACCGACAAGGACGGCCGCCCGATCGCCGACCTCAAGCCGGAAGACCTCGCGGTGCGCTGGGACGGCGCCGAGCGGAAGCTGGCCTTCCTGCAGGGCTGGGCGGAAGGGACGCCCGCGCCGGCCGCGACCCCCGCGCCGGCCGCGCCCGGGCCGGCCGCGGCGCCGGCCGCTTCGCGCGGCCGCTGGCTCGTCCTCTTCTTCGACGACTTCCTCTCCACGCAGTACACGCGCCTCCGCTCGCTCGCCGCGGCGCGGACCTTCGCGCGCGAGCATCTGCGTCCGAACGACCACGTCTCGGTCGTCGCCTTCAACGGCAAGGTCAACGTGCTGCTGCCGTTCAGCGTCGACCGCTCCGCCCTCGCCGCCGCCCTCGACCAGAGCGAGGCGCTGACCAAGCGGGCGACCGAGGACCGCTACGACGAGCTGACCTCGCTCGTGGTGATGATCCGCGAGCAGTGCAATCCCGACGGCGACCCCGCCTCGGGCATCGTGACGACCACGACGCTGCAGCGCCGCGCGGCCTGCGCCTCGCGCTTCATCGGCATGTGGCGCACGCAGAACGAGCGGTACGTGGACGTCTACACGGCCGGCCTGATCGCGCTGATCCGCTCGCTCGGCGCCGTGCCCGACGCCAAGCTGCTCGTCCTCTTCGGCGACGGCGTGCCGCGCGACCCCGCGCTCGAGGCGCTCGACGCGAGCGAGATCGCCCTCGGCGCCGGCGCCTCGCGCTGGATCGCCACGCGCCCGCCCTACTCCTACGAGACGGTCTACCGCCATCTCGCGGACGCCGCGGCCTCGGCCCGCGTCTCGATCTTCCCCGTGCTCTCCGGCGAGCGGGTCCGCTCGGCGACGCTCGGCCCGTCGCTCTACTGGAAGCTGGGCGGCGGCACTCGTCCGCCGACGGTGGACATCGCCGCGCGCACGCAGCGGAACATGAAGGACGGCCTCGAGGAGATCGCCGCGCGGACCGGCGGCGCGGTCGTCGAGTCGATGGATCCGGGCGCTTCGGTGACGAAGATCTCCGACCTCTCGCTCGGCCTCTACACCGCCGGCTTCTACCCGCCGCGCGCCGCGGAAGAAGGCGCGACGCCGGAACTGAAGATCACGTCGCGGCGTCCCGGCGTGACGCTGAAGTTCGGCGCCGGCCTGGCGCGTCCGGTCGCGGCCGCCCCGCGCGGCGAACTCCGCGCGACCCCCGCCGGGGCCTGCGCCGCGGGGCAGCGGCGGGCGATCACCGTGCGCGCGCGGGTCGAGCGCGCGTCCCTTTCGTTCGAGCGGGTGCGCGACGCCTACTCCGCCAACCTCGCGCTGCTCTTCACCGTCGTCCGCCCCGACGACGGCGAGGCGCTGTTCACGCAGTACCGCTTCTTCAACCTCGCCGAGACGGTCGAGGAGCACCAAGCCGCCGGCCGGCCCGATCCGGAACTGGAGTTCCTGATCACGGCGCCGTGCGAGACGCTCGTCGTCTCCTGCACCGCGACCGACGCCTGGACCGGCGCCTCGGGCGTCTACTCGGCGCTCGTCGCGAAGTAG
- the hxpB gene encoding hexitol phosphatase HxpB, protein MSAFAVVFDLDGLLIDSEPLWREAEIELFGTVGVALTPDLCRTTMGLRVDEVTRHWFARRPWRGPSPAALARMIVARMEELLEERGALRPGAAEAVASCREAGFRLALASSSSYRLIFAALRRNGLEDAFAVVHSAEEEALGKPHPAVYLDALRRLGAAPGEALALEDSLGGVVAAKAARMAVVVVPEDPRDPRFALADAVLDSLEQFTPRLALRLLAPR, encoded by the coding sequence GTGAGCGCCTTCGCCGTCGTCTTCGACCTCGACGGCCTGCTGATCGACTCCGAGCCGCTCTGGCGCGAGGCGGAGATCGAGCTGTTCGGGACGGTCGGCGTCGCGCTGACGCCGGACCTCTGCCGCACGACGATGGGGCTCCGCGTGGACGAGGTGACGCGGCACTGGTTCGCGCGCCGGCCGTGGCGCGGGCCGTCCCCCGCCGCGCTCGCGCGGATGATCGTCGCGCGGATGGAGGAGCTGCTGGAGGAGCGCGGCGCGCTCCGTCCCGGCGCCGCGGAGGCGGTCGCGTCGTGCCGCGAGGCCGGTTTCCGCCTCGCCTTGGCCTCGTCCTCCTCCTACCGGCTGATCTTCGCCGCGCTGCGGCGCAACGGCCTCGAGGACGCCTTCGCCGTCGTCCACTCCGCCGAGGAGGAGGCGCTCGGCAAGCCGCATCCGGCGGTCTATCTCGACGCGCTGCGCCGCCTCGGCGCCGCGCCGGGCGAGGCGCTGGCGCTCGAAGACTCGCTCGGCGGCGTCGTCGCCGCCAAGGCGGCGCGGATGGCGGTCGTGGTCGTGCCGGAAGATCCGCGCGACCCGCGCTTCGCGCTCGCCGACGCGGTCCTCGACTCGCTCGAGCAGTTCACGCCGCGGCTCGCGCTGCGCCTGCTCGCGCCGCGCTGA
- a CDS encoding FAD-dependent thymidylate synthase, which yields MLRFRVQPDVRLVASFARPIDQSVAAARSCYAAKGLVTAEEVGGDGLEGEALEEARRKRDELARELYGAGHHTIFQHAHFQFALDRVSRHAVWSFFHAHPFYNSEQVSQRYVKVGRGAAVVPELEGEAQAVYEGTLARLEEAYHALAAALAAPAAERFFALFPARGRKPEEWRLDVRRRAQEAARYALPVAAWARLYHTISGLTLLRYARMAAQPDVPSETKLIVEAMVAEVAKLDPTFADLAEKALPTDAHPESAALAAAGGLVDPRRAAAFAAEFDAELEGKVSRLVSFDPRAEQVVAQAVRDALGMPRSYLSDDDAIALAADPARNPLLGESLNVGTLGRTTRALHHASYTFRKKLSHSADSQDQRHRMTPAARPALLAHLFDAPDVVAPRIVVETDEARRIFDDATAAAWDGIARLRALGAPDEALVYLLPNATAVRFTESSDFAALRHKHAMRLCFNAQEEIWRASLDEARQVAAVHPRLGALLLPPCAARARAGARPICPEGRRYCGVPAWKLELSRYERTL from the coding sequence ATGCTCCGTTTCCGCGTCCAACCCGACGTTCGTCTCGTCGCGTCGTTCGCGCGGCCGATCGACCAGTCGGTCGCGGCGGCGCGGAGCTGCTACGCCGCGAAGGGGCTCGTGACCGCGGAGGAGGTCGGCGGCGACGGGCTCGAGGGGGAAGCGCTCGAGGAGGCCCGGCGCAAGCGCGACGAGCTGGCCCGCGAGCTGTACGGCGCCGGCCACCACACGATCTTCCAGCACGCCCACTTCCAGTTCGCGCTCGACCGCGTCTCGCGCCACGCCGTCTGGAGCTTCTTCCACGCCCATCCGTTCTACAACTCCGAGCAGGTCAGCCAGCGCTACGTGAAGGTCGGGCGCGGCGCGGCCGTCGTGCCGGAGTTGGAAGGCGAGGCGCAGGCGGTCTACGAGGGGACGCTCGCCCGGCTCGAGGAGGCGTACCACGCGCTCGCCGCGGCCCTCGCCGCGCCCGCCGCCGAGCGGTTCTTCGCCCTCTTCCCCGCCCGCGGGCGGAAGCCGGAGGAGTGGCGGCTCGACGTGCGCCGGCGCGCGCAGGAGGCGGCGCGCTACGCGCTGCCGGTCGCCGCGTGGGCGCGGCTCTACCACACCATCTCCGGCCTGACGCTGCTCCGCTACGCGCGGATGGCGGCGCAGCCCGACGTCCCTTCGGAGACGAAGCTGATCGTCGAGGCGATGGTGGCCGAGGTCGCGAAGCTCGACCCGACGTTCGCCGACCTGGCCGAGAAGGCGCTGCCGACCGACGCGCATCCGGAGTCGGCGGCGCTCGCCGCGGCCGGCGGGCTCGTCGATCCGCGGCGCGCCGCGGCGTTCGCGGCGGAGTTCGACGCGGAGCTCGAAGGCAAGGTTTCGCGGCTCGTTTCGTTCGATCCGCGCGCCGAGCAGGTCGTGGCCCAGGCGGTGCGCGACGCGCTGGGGATGCCGCGCTCGTACCTCTCCGACGACGACGCGATCGCCCTCGCCGCCGACCCGGCGCGCAACCCGCTGCTCGGCGAATCGCTCAACGTCGGCACGCTCGGGCGGACGACGCGCGCGCTGCATCACGCCTCGTACACGTTCCGCAAGAAGCTCTCCCACAGCGCCGACTCGCAGGACCAGCGGCACCGCATGACCCCCGCGGCGCGGCCGGCGCTGCTCGCGCATCTGTTCGACGCGCCGGACGTCGTCGCGCCGCGGATCGTCGTCGAGACGGACGAGGCGCGGCGGATCTTCGACGACGCGACGGCGGCGGCGTGGGACGGCATCGCCCGCCTGCGCGCGCTCGGCGCGCCGGACGAGGCGCTGGTCTATCTGCTGCCGAACGCGACGGCGGTCCGCTTCACCGAGTCGTCCGACTTCGCCGCGCTGCGGCACAAGCACGCCATGCGCCTCTGCTTCAACGCGCAGGAGGAGATCTGGCGCGCGAGCCTCGACGAGGCGCGGCAGGTCGCGGCGGTCCATCCGCGGCTCGGCGCGCTGCTGCTGCCGCCGTGCGCGGCGCGGGCGCGGGCCGGCGCGCGGCCGATCTGCCCGGAAGGGCGGCGCTACTGCGGCGTGCCGGCGTGGAAGCTCGAGCTTTCGCGCTACGAGCGGACGCTGTGA
- a CDS encoding rhodanese-like domain-containing protein: MIGPIAAEEVLRLVEGDLADPEVPGGRAWIFDLRAEEAFLAGHLPRAIHLPEAQLARRPHQSAQAAELVVLVDEDGAPRGAAHAAAAELAHKWFRRVGVLAGGFAGWRAAGLPIAVGGPAGDGAAAADGTREEFKASRAVPWKAGDPAVAGRP, encoded by the coding sequence GTGATCGGACCGATCGCCGCGGAGGAGGTCCTCCGGCTCGTCGAGGGAGACCTCGCCGATCCGGAGGTTCCGGGCGGCCGCGCCTGGATCTTCGATCTGCGCGCGGAGGAGGCGTTCCTCGCCGGTCATCTTCCGCGGGCGATCCACCTTCCCGAAGCGCAGCTCGCCCGGCGCCCGCACCAGTCGGCGCAGGCGGCGGAGCTGGTCGTCCTCGTGGACGAGGACGGCGCGCCGCGCGGCGCGGCGCACGCCGCCGCGGCCGAGCTGGCGCACAAGTGGTTCCGGCGCGTCGGCGTCCTCGCCGGCGGCTTCGCCGGCTGGCGCGCGGCGGGCCTGCCGATCGCCGTCGGCGGGCCGGCGGGCGACGGCGCCGCCGCGGCCGACGGGACGCGCGAGGAGTTCAAGGCGTCGCGCGCCGTGCCGTGGAAGGCCGGCGACCCGGCCGTCGCCGGGCGTCCGTAG
- a CDS encoding electron transfer flavoprotein subunit alpha/FixB family protein, which produces MANDILVVAEHEGGKLRRGTFEALALARRLAQSFGGHAYALVLGRGVEPLARELAARGADGVLLADHPQLETYTPDGWRLPIGAVVRDLQPEWVLMGHTYLAQDMLPLVAASFGAPVVTDVVAADVEDGKVVFQRQPYDAKFVARTIDDGPAPRFATLQTGAFPADELPEGTEALVSAARVELDPAALRRAVLEIRATGGHAVDLAAAPMIVAGGRGLGSKEKFGALVGGLAEALGAAVGASRPVIDAEWLPHEHQIGSSGQSVAPKLYVALAISGAIQHMVGVRGAQCIVAVNKDKDAPIFNEANYGIVGDVAELVPELIKAVLETKG; this is translated from the coding sequence ATGGCGAATGACATCCTGGTCGTCGCGGAGCACGAAGGCGGCAAGCTGCGCCGCGGCACGTTCGAGGCGCTCGCGCTGGCGCGGCGGCTCGCCCAGTCGTTCGGCGGGCACGCCTACGCGCTCGTTCTCGGGCGCGGCGTCGAGCCGCTGGCCCGCGAGCTCGCGGCGCGCGGCGCGGACGGCGTCCTGCTGGCCGACCACCCGCAGCTCGAGACGTACACGCCGGACGGCTGGCGTCTGCCGATCGGCGCGGTTGTGCGCGACCTGCAGCCGGAGTGGGTCCTGATGGGGCACACCTATCTGGCGCAGGACATGCTGCCGCTCGTCGCGGCCTCGTTCGGCGCGCCGGTCGTGACCGACGTCGTCGCCGCCGACGTCGAGGACGGCAAGGTCGTCTTCCAGCGCCAGCCGTACGACGCGAAGTTCGTCGCCCGCACGATCGACGACGGCCCCGCGCCGCGCTTCGCTACGCTGCAGACCGGCGCGTTCCCGGCCGACGAACTGCCGGAAGGGACCGAGGCGCTGGTCAGCGCGGCGCGCGTCGAGCTCGACCCGGCCGCGCTGCGCCGCGCCGTGCTCGAGATCCGCGCGACCGGCGGCCACGCCGTCGATCTCGCCGCCGCGCCGATGATCGTCGCCGGCGGCCGAGGGCTCGGCTCGAAGGAGAAGTTCGGCGCATTGGTCGGCGGCCTCGCCGAGGCGCTCGGCGCCGCGGTCGGTGCCTCGCGTCCGGTCATCGACGCCGAATGGCTGCCGCACGAGCACCAGATCGGCAGCTCCGGGCAGTCGGTCGCGCCGAAGCTCTACGTCGCGCTGGCGATCTCCGGCGCGATCCAGCACATGGTCGGCGTGCGCGGCGCGCAGTGCATCGTCGCGGTCAACAAGGACAAGGACGCGCCGATCTTCAACGAGGCGAACTACGGCATCGTCGGCGACGTCGCCGAGCTCGTCCCCGAGCTGATCAAGGCGGTCCTGGAGACGAAGGGGTGA
- a CDS encoding electron transfer flavoprotein subunit beta/FixA family protein, giving the protein MKILVAIKQVPERDSRLTLDSAGRGIVETDLNWEINEADRYALETALRLKEAQGEGEVAAATVGPDRARKALAAALAMGADRGVHLNAPEFQGGDPIAVAHTLAALVRRDGYDLVLGGARSDDSGYGQTPALLAGLLDWPCVFLTMGVEPLDGKLRVVRELEAGRQEVSEIPLPAVLAIQSGIHEVRYTSLKGIMAAKKKPVDQPTPDELHLDMSHMGRTGSRLKILSLAPPEKKGHCEMIEGKPAEAAQALVEKLRKDAKVL; this is encoded by the coding sequence ATGAAGATCCTTGTCGCCATCAAGCAGGTCCCCGAACGGGACTCCCGGCTGACGCTCGACAGCGCGGGCCGGGGGATCGTCGAGACGGACCTCAACTGGGAAATCAACGAAGCCGACCGCTACGCGCTGGAGACCGCGCTCCGCCTGAAGGAAGCGCAGGGCGAGGGCGAAGTCGCGGCGGCGACCGTCGGGCCCGACCGCGCGCGCAAGGCGCTGGCCGCGGCGTTGGCGATGGGGGCCGACCGCGGCGTGCACCTCAACGCCCCGGAATTCCAGGGCGGCGATCCGATCGCCGTGGCCCACACGCTCGCCGCGCTCGTCCGGCGCGACGGCTACGACCTCGTTCTCGGCGGCGCCCGCTCCGACGACTCCGGCTACGGCCAGACGCCGGCGCTGCTCGCCGGGCTGCTCGACTGGCCCTGCGTCTTCCTGACGATGGGCGTCGAGCCGCTCGACGGGAAGCTGCGCGTCGTGCGCGAGCTCGAGGCCGGACGGCAGGAAGTCTCCGAGATTCCGCTCCCCGCGGTGCTGGCGATCCAGTCCGGCATCCACGAAGTCCGCTACACGTCGCTCAAGGGGATCATGGCCGCCAAGAAGAAGCCGGTGGACCAGCCGACCCCGGACGAGCTGCATCTCGACATGTCCCACATGGGCCGGACCGGCAGCCGCCTGAAGATCCTCTCGCTCGCCCCGCCGGAGAAGAAGGGGCACTGCGAAATGATCGAGGGGAAGCCGGCCGAGGCGGCCCAGGCTCTGGTCGAGAAGCTGCGCAAAGACGCCAAGGTCCTTTGA
- a CDS encoding tetratricopeptide repeat protein — protein MLEQADAASALREVLSRPEESTSLTAGALAIARLGGRLPDGEAVERALDELAGTLALAVGVAAHPRFLLAGVARALFEQLGWTTARTGAERAEDFFIDAAIAARSAAPHLLALIVAEAAERAALPIRPVAAPGAALLRADGGGKAAFMDLARNGRPLTPDECRALAVAACGGRLEFSEGWLRAAVREQSLARVANGLKAFHWRIGAYDLALEAIDLLLAIRPEDPREVRDRGRLLFLEGRLREAIGAFETYLSRNPHGQDAEAVRMLLLEARTTLSS, from the coding sequence ATGCTCGAGCAAGCCGACGCCGCAAGCGCGCTGCGCGAAGTGCTGTCCCGGCCGGAGGAATCGACCTCGCTGACCGCGGGGGCGCTGGCGATCGCGCGCCTCGGCGGACGGCTCCCCGACGGCGAGGCGGTCGAGCGGGCGCTGGACGAGCTGGCGGGAACGCTGGCCCTCGCGGTCGGCGTCGCCGCCCATCCCCGCTTCCTTCTCGCCGGCGTCGCACGCGCCCTTTTCGAGCAGCTCGGCTGGACGACGGCCCGGACCGGCGCCGAACGCGCCGAGGACTTCTTCATCGACGCGGCGATCGCCGCGCGGTCGGCCGCGCCGCATCTCCTCGCGCTGATCGTCGCGGAGGCGGCCGAGCGCGCGGCGTTGCCGATCCGCCCCGTCGCCGCCCCCGGGGCGGCGCTCCTGCGGGCCGACGGCGGCGGCAAGGCCGCCTTCATGGATCTTGCGCGGAACGGCCGGCCCCTCACCCCGGACGAGTGCCGCGCCCTCGCCGTCGCCGCCTGCGGCGGCCGGCTCGAGTTCTCCGAAGGGTGGCTGCGCGCCGCGGTCCGCGAGCAGTCGCTGGCCCGCGTGGCCAACGGGCTGAAGGCCTTCCACTGGCGCATCGGCGCCTACGACCTCGCGCTGGAGGCGATCGACCTGCTGCTGGCGATCCGGCCCGAGGATCCGCGGGAGGTCCGCGACCGCGGCCGCCTGCTGTTCCTCGAAGGACGGCTCCGCGAGGCGATCGGGGCGTTCGAGACCTACCTCTCGCGCAATCCGCACGGCCAGGACGCCGAAGCGGTGCGGATGCTCCTGCTCGAGGCCCGGACGACCCTCAGCTCCTGA
- a CDS encoding HDOD domain-containing protein, with protein sequence MAIWSFWRRNGRAAAAPRAKPAAAEAPPRGAVTRRSGEPDDESADTAPISAPEASAAANAPPGWPDRREIAALGDHPSETDLARIIGRAAPDASADEILFRAHLSRAIYVGEHDLAPLPRSAARVMELARKPGAGVDEYAKVVEGDPGLVKTVLRLANSSFYASLAECTSLSQAMVRIGVREVERIALLQTYQARIFRVPGHDALARELSRHGLAAALAAQAVARRGQASPPDAFLGGLFHDVGKLVILGIVGQVQRRLKRTAPAPLVHSAFDAFHAVVGEAACRRWEFPPQIVAAIARHHDPRAAAGEPLDRAVYLGNLLAHGVDNPPAAPLPIANDDPVRAAAGLSPGQLLEALEQARAELKEYQKLFG encoded by the coding sequence TTGGCGATCTGGTCGTTTTGGCGGCGAAACGGTCGTGCGGCCGCCGCGCCCCGCGCGAAGCCGGCCGCGGCCGAGGCCCCGCCGCGCGGCGCCGTGACGCGCCGCTCGGGCGAGCCGGACGACGAATCGGCCGACACGGCGCCGATCTCCGCGCCGGAGGCGTCCGCCGCGGCGAACGCCCCGCCGGGCTGGCCCGACCGGCGCGAGATCGCCGCCCTCGGCGACCACCCCTCCGAAACCGACCTCGCGCGGATCATCGGCCGCGCCGCCCCCGACGCCTCGGCCGACGAGATCCTCTTCCGCGCCCATCTGTCGCGGGCGATCTACGTCGGCGAGCACGACCTCGCGCCGCTGCCGCGCAGCGCCGCGCGCGTGATGGAGCTGGCGCGCAAGCCGGGCGCGGGCGTGGACGAGTACGCCAAGGTCGTCGAGGGGGATCCGGGGCTCGTCAAGACGGTGCTGCGGCTCGCCAACTCGTCGTTCTACGCCTCCCTCGCCGAATGCACGTCGCTCTCCCAGGCGATGGTGCGGATCGGCGTGCGCGAGGTGGAGCGGATCGCGCTGCTGCAGACGTATCAGGCGCGGATCTTCCGCGTCCCCGGGCACGACGCACTGGCGCGGGAACTGTCGCGGCACGGCCTCGCCGCGGCGCTCGCGGCGCAGGCCGTCGCGCGCCGCGGGCAGGCCTCGCCGCCCGACGCGTTCCTCGGCGGCCTCTTCCACGACGTCGGCAAGCTGGTGATCCTCGGCATCGTCGGCCAGGTGCAGCGCCGCCTGAAGCGCACCGCGCCGGCGCCGCTGGTCCATTCCGCGTTCGACGCCTTCCACGCCGTGGTCGGCGAGGCGGCCTGCCGGCGCTGGGAGTTCCCGCCGCAGATCGTCGCCGCGATCGCGCGCCACCACGATCCCCGAGCCGCGGCCGGCGAGCCGCTCGACCGCGCGGTCTATCTCGGCAACCTCCTCGCGCACGGCGTGGACAATCCCCCCGCGGCCCCCCTGCCGATCGCGAACGACGATCCGGTCCGCGCCGCGGCGGGGCTCTCCCCGGGGCAACTGCTCGAGGCGTTGGAGCAGGCGCGCGCCGAGCTGAAGGAATACCAGAAGCTCTTCGGCTGA
- a CDS encoding SDR family NAD(P)-dependent oxidoreductase encodes MDRLAGKTALVTGASSGIGRATALALAGEGARIIAAARRGDRLGELCDEIIRRHGAEACGKLELDVRDREDVRKSIDELEGAGWGEIDILVNNAGLAAGLDPIQSGLFDDWDRMIDTNVKGLLNVSRLVLPGMIARGRGHVVNIGSVAGRETYPNGNVYCATKAAERAINKGMRLDLHGAGIRVTTVDPGMVKTDFSLVRFHGDDEKADKVYAGAAPLGPEDVADAILWAVTRPAHVNVEEILLMPTMQASATMIKRS; translated from the coding sequence ATGGATCGTTTGGCGGGGAAGACGGCGCTGGTCACCGGCGCCAGCTCCGGCATCGGACGCGCGACCGCGCTGGCTCTGGCCGGCGAAGGGGCGCGGATCATCGCCGCCGCGCGCCGCGGCGACCGCTTGGGCGAACTGTGCGACGAGATCATTCGCCGGCACGGCGCCGAGGCCTGCGGAAAGCTGGAGCTCGACGTGCGCGACCGCGAGGACGTGCGGAAGTCGATCGACGAGCTCGAGGGCGCGGGGTGGGGCGAGATCGACATCCTCGTCAACAACGCCGGCCTCGCCGCGGGGCTCGACCCGATCCAGTCCGGCCTGTTCGACGACTGGGACCGAATGATCGACACGAACGTCAAGGGGCTGCTCAACGTCTCGCGCCTCGTCCTGCCGGGGATGATCGCGCGCGGCCGCGGGCACGTCGTCAACATCGGCTCGGTCGCCGGGCGGGAGACCTATCCGAACGGCAACGTCTACTGCGCGACGAAGGCCGCGGAGCGGGCGATCAACAAGGGGATGCGCCTCGACCTGCACGGCGCGGGGATCCGCGTGACGACCGTCGATCCGGGAATGGTCAAGACGGACTTCAGCCTCGTGCGGTTCCACGGCGACGACGAGAAGGCGGACAAGGTCTACGCCGGCGCGGCGCCGCTCGGCCCCGAGGACGTCGCGGACGCGATCCTCTGGGCGGTGACCCGTCCCGCGCACGTGAACGTGGAGGAGATCCTGCTCATGCCGACGATGCAGGCCTCCGCGACGATGATCAAGCGTTCCTGA